From the genome of Leptotrichia sp. oral taxon 847:
AATAAAAAATGACTGTTCCCAAAATAATTAATTTCAGAAACAGCCTTAATTAAAATGAAAAAAATTTATATGTAATAACAAATTTTATTTTTTATCATTGCATCTTATTTTTCAGAAATAGCTGCCACACCTGGTAATACTTTTCCTTCTAAGTATTCCAATGAAGCTCCACCACCTGTTGAAATATGAGAGAATTTGTCAGCAAATCCCAATTGAATTGCCGCTGCCGCAGAATCTCCTCCACCAATAATTGTTTTAGCACCTTTTAATTCAGCAATTGCTTTACATACACCAATTGTTCCTTTGGCAAAGTTAGACATTTCAAATACTCCCATAGGTCCATTCCATACTACTGTTTTAGCGCCTTCTAATGCTTTTTTGAACAATTCTACTGACTTTTCACCTATATCTAATCCCATCCATCCATCTTCAATTTCGTCAACTGAAACTGTTTTGAATGGTACATCGTTGCTAAATTTTTGAGCTACAACAGCATCCACTGGTAACAATAATTCAACACCTTTTGCTTTAGCTTTTTCGATTAATGATTTAGCTAAATCTACCTTATCAGCTTCCAATAATGAAGAACCTGTGTTTTTACCCAAAGCTTTTAAGAAAGTGAACATCATTCCACCACCGATAATTACTTTATCAGCTTTTTCTAACAAGTTATCAATAACTCCGATTTTATCAGAAACTTTTGCTCCACCTAAGATAGCTACTAATGGTCTTTCAGGATTATCAACAGCTCCTCCAATGAATTTAATTTCTTTTTCAATTAAGAATCCAACTGCTGATTCTTTAATGTTTGATGCAATTCCTACATTTGAAGCGTGAGCTCTGTGAGCAGTTCCAAATGCATCATTTACGAATACATCTCCAAGTGATGCCCAGTATTTTCCTAATTCAGGATCATTTTTAGATTCTTTTTTACCATCCAAATCTTCAAATCTAGTGTTTTCAAACATTAAAATTTCTCCAGGTTTCAATTCTGCAACCGCTTTTTCTAATTCAGGCCCTCTTGTTACAGGCACAAATTTAACTGGTTTTCCTAATTTTTCCGCCAATACTTTAGCAACAGGTGCCAAAGTTTTTGAAACTTTATCTTCTTCAGTCTTAACTTTTCCTAGGTGAGAAAAAGCTATTACTGCTCCACCGTTGTCTAAAATATAATTTAATGTTGGCAGTGCCGCAGTAATTCTATTATCATTTCCAACAACTCCGTCTTTTATAGGTACGTTAAAATCAACTCTTACTAATACTTTTTTTCCTTTTACGTCTAAATCTTTTAAAGTTTTCTTAGCCATCAGTGCCTCCTAAATTTATTATACTTATTATTTTATTTTCCACTAAAATTATATCACTCTTTAATCTAATTTTCAAGTTATTTATCACACAAAGTTTTACTTTGTCTCCATTTTTAACAGTTCCATTTTTCAAAAACCTATTCAAACTCTTGTAATTTCTTACTTTTCTATGTCAATAGTTTAAACTTTTCTGCGTAATGTCTCATATTTAAAAATATATAAAGCGCTACACAAATTTTCGTAAAAAATATAATTATCTCAATCTCTTTAAAAACAATGTATAGGTTAGATTTTTTGTTATCATGACTATCAAAAATGAGAAGTAAAAAAAATTTTATAAATATATCCAAAAAAATCTATTAATTATAACATATAATTTTAAATAAATTTAAAAATGTGGTAAAATATAAAAGTAAAGTTTTTATATTCCCAAAAACACTTTACACAAATTAATGGGGGAAATTTTAAAAGAGGAGAAAAAAATGAGAAATACTAGATGGCGTTCAAAGATTATTCCTAGTCCACGTCAGGAAAAAGAATACATAAAAAAAAGTGGAAATGATGAAAGAAAAAATTCAAAAAAAATAAAAATTAAAAGAGCAAATCAAAATGAAGCGAAAAAATTTTCGATTGATCAAGATATTCTACAAATTCTTTATTCAAGGGGAATTGATTCAGAAGAAAAAATTAAAAAATTTCTTAATCCCAATTTAAAAGATATTGAGGATCCCTTGGGACTTTGCGATATGGAAAAAGCTGTGATTGAAATTGAAAAAGCGATTTTGAAGCAGAAAAATATTTGGATATATGGGGATTACGATGTTGATGGCATCACTTCCACTTCAGTTTTGTATTTGGCGTTAAAAGAACTTGGAGCGGAAAATGTTAATTATTATATTCCCATTCGAGATGAGGGTTATGGGTTAAATAATGAAGCGCTAAAAAAAATAAAAGATTCAGGAGCGGATTTGATAATTACAGTTGACTGCGGAATTACCGCGTTTTCTGAAGTTGAATTTGCCAATTCAATAGATTTGCCAATAATAATTACCGATCACCACAATCTAAACGGTGGAAGAATTCCAGAAGCTCTGGCAGTTATTAATCCCAAAAGAAAGGAAAATAGTTTTTCTTTTGAGTTTTTGGCTGGAGTTGGAACTATTTTTATGGTTATGATTTCTCTTTTTGAAAGAGCTGGAAAAAAAGAAGATACCAATAAATATTTAGATTTAGTGGCAATTGGGACGGTCGCAGATATTGTTCCTCTTACAGATGAAAATAGAATTTTTACAAAATTCGGATTGGAACAATTATTTCACACAAGACATAAAGGGTTAAAATTTTTACTTTATAAATTATTTTTTTCAAATCAGCAAAATACTGAAAAAATTGAATACACAACTTATGATGTAGGATTTATAATAGCACCCGTATTTAATGCGGCAGGTAGGCTCACAGATGCAAAAATGGTTGTAAAACTTTTGATTTCAGATAATGACAGAGAAATTGAAGTAATCGTAAAAGAGCTCATCAATAGAAACTTTGAGAGAAAAGAACTGCAAAATAAAATTGTGGAAAAAATAGAAAATAAAATTGAAAAAACCGATATTTCAAACGACTTTGTAATTGTGGATTATTCACCTGAATATCATCACGGTGTAATTGGAATTGCAGCTTCCAAAATTGTCGATAAATACTATAAGCCTGTAATAATAATGGAAGTAAAAGAAGATGAGGGAGTTGCGGTCGGTTCATGCAGAAGTATTGCAAACTTTAATATTTTGGAAGCGCTTCAATCAATGCCAGAATTATTTTTGAAATTTGGAGGACACTCAGGTGCTGCTGGATTTACTCTTCCAATAAAAAATATTCCACTATTTCAAAAAAAAGTAAATAAATTTGCAAAAACTAAATTGACAAAAAACGATTTTGTGAAAATTATTGAAATTGACAAGCAAATTCCAATACAAAAAATTTCGTACGAATTTTTTCAACTGACAGAAAAGTTAAAACCATTTGGATTTGGAAATCCTACGCCGACTTTCAGAACAAATAATGTTCTTTTTGAAAACATTAAATTTATTGGAGAAAATAGAAATCATATTATGCTTGATCTTAAACAAAAGGGATTTTCTAATAAAAATGCAGTTTGGTTTAATTCGGGAGAATATTTTAAAGATTTAAACAAAAATTTAATTTATGACATTGTTTTTAAATTGAAAACTGAAATGTATCAAAACAGATTTTATACAAAAGTGTATATTGAAGATGTCAAACCATCCAAAATGAAAGACGAAACTTTGCTCTATTACCATTCATTATTCAACACTTCATTCCCACTAAAATCAATTTTTTATACGAATGTTGACTGGGAAGAAGATAAAAAAATAAAAATGAAAGCAAATTTTGATCAAATAGAACTTTTTTGTGGAAGAAAAATTATAGGGCGACTGGATTACAATATCTCAAATATGCTCTTACTATTAAATAAATATTATAATTGGAAATTTTCGGTTGAAATTGAAAACATAAGAAAAACTGAAAACAACAAAATAGTTGAAATTTTGATAAAAAGAAATTACAAATTTAAGTGTTATGAGTACGAAGATGCGGGAATTTTTAAAAAAATAAAAGATTTTTTAATTGGAAAAATGGAATATAACACTCAGACAAAGACATTGCTCGCACAAATTTTTAAACATGATAAAAACTTAATTATAAAAAATTTTTTTAATAAAAAAGAAGAATTTAAATATGAAATGTCAGATTTCAAAATATTTTTGCTTACAATCGGAATTTATTACAAGAAAATGACTTCCAAAAAAAGTCAAATTGTAGTAAAAAGTAGAGATGATTTTGACTACAACGAGCCTTTTATCAACGAATATTTTGAAATAAATGAAAAATATGAAAATGACCATCCATTTACTGTTTTTTATGATTTCGTTCCTAAAAATATTAGTTTTTCTGACAAAAAGAAAAATAATTTGGAAACAGTTTCCGCAGAAGATGAAATTAAAGATTTGAAAAATGAAAATAACAAAAATTTTGAAATAAATGAAGAACTAAAAAAAATTAAATACAACGAAATTAAACAAATTGAATATAAAATTGAAAAAGATGAAGATGACAAAATTAAAGAAAAATTTTGTATAATTTTAAACGACGGCGAATTTTTAAAAAGGCTAAATTTTTCAGAAAAAGAAATGGAAAGAAAAAATATTGCAGAAATTTCAACGGATATTAAAATCAAAAAAAATATTATTTTTCTTGAAAATTTATCAAAAAAAGATAGAAAAAAATTAAATCCCAAAAATATTTACATAAAATATCTGCCTTTCCAGGAAAAAATCAAATTAAAAAAATTGCTTAACGAAGGAAAAATTATTTATTCTGACTATTCAATAAATGATATTTTGTAGAAAATTTATAAAAAGTTAAATTAAAAAAATTTTTTAATAAATAAGTAATTTTACATAATTTAATTTGATCTTTTTACTAACTGAAATAATTAAAAAATTTAAAAGAATTAGTCAAGACCACCCTTCAAAAGGGTGGCTTGCTCTACGGCTATAAGCCGTCGGGTCTCCTACTTCGCCTAAAGACGATACTTGACCTTCGTTCAAGCTACTGTTGTATTTGACTCGTTGCTACCTCTTAAAGAGGTATCCGTACTACTTGCTACCCTTAAAAGGGTCTTCATATTCCTTTACACTTAATTTGTCCATCGCTATATCATGTTTCTCCTGTTCGGCTATATATTTTTTTATTGTTGCTTCATTTAAGCCTACTGTGCTTACATAATATCCTTCTGACCAGAAATGTCTGTTTCCAAATTTATATTTTAAGTTTGCATGCTTATCAAACATCATCAATGCACTTTTCCCTTTCAGATATCCCATAAAACTTGATACACTTATTTTTGGTGGTATGCTTACCAGCATATGCACGTGATCTTTCATCAGATGTCCTTCTATTATTTCAACTCCTTTATATTCACATAATCTTCTTAAAATTTCTCCCACACTTTTTCTGTATTGACTATATACAATTTTTCGTCTATACTTAGGTGTAAATACTATATGATACTTACACATCCATTTAGTATGAGACAGGCTATTAGTTTTATTAGCCATATAAACACCTTCCTTTCATTAATAGTAGCTTGAACAACTCTATTATAACGGAAGGTGTATTTTGTTGCAAACTTACGTTTCCGCACCCGCATAGCAGGTGGTTTTATGTTTCGCACGCTTTGCGTACTCAACTGACTAAAGTCAATAACAAAAAAAGAAGAATTTTTATACAAACTCTTCTTTTTTTATTTTACACCATAACTCCATTTTTCCCTTTTTTCACAATAGTCGGATTTCCAAAAATTCTGGGCTTTATCCATTCACTCTCTTTTCCCATTGAATAATTTTTCAAAAACTCCTCTTTGTACTCTTGAAATCTTTCATTTAAAATAGCATTTCTAGCGTCGTCCATCAACTTTAACAAAAAGTGCAGATTGTGATAAGTCGCGAGTCTTTGTCCCAAAATTTCTCCAACTTTGAAAAGATGTCTTATATAAGCTCTTGTATAATTTTTACACACATAGCAGTCGCAGCCCTCATCAAGTGGTCTATCATCTCTTGAATAAGCTGAATTTTTTATAACAAGTCTTCCATATTTTGTAAAAACTGTCCCATGTCTCCCAAGTCTTGTTGGCTGAACGCAATCCATCATATCTATTCCAGATTCCACAGCTTCTAACATATCCACCGGCTCTCCAACACCCATCAAATATCTAGGTTTATCCTGTGGCAACTTTGGCGTGATGTATTCTAAAATCCGGTACATATCTTCTCTCGGCTCTCCAACTGCAAGTCCTCCAATTGCATATCCAGAAAAATCATCATCCATCTCAAATAACTCATCAAAACTTTTATTTCTCAAATCCTCATAAATTCCGCCCTGAACAATTGCAAAAAGCCCCTGTGTATCCTTATTTCTATTAGCTTTTATGCATCTTTTAGCCCATCTGGTTGTCCGTTCAATTGATGGAATTAAATACTCTCGTGAAGACAACCCTGGTGGACACTCATCTAAGACCATCATAATGTCGCTTCCCAAGTTATTTTGAATTTCAATAGATTTTTCTGGCGACAAAAAATGTTTTGAGCCGTCTATATGCGAACGAAAATTGACTCCTTCTTCTTTTATATCCCGCAAATCTCCTAAACTAAAAACTTGAAATCCGCCACTATCCGTAAGAATCGGTCTATCCCAATTCATAAAACCGTGCAGTCCTCCAAAATCATTTACCAATTTATCTCCTGGTCTTAAATACAAATGATAAGTATTTCCCAAAATTATTTGAGAATTAATTTCTTTTAGTTCCTCATTTGTCATCGCTTTGACGGTAGCCTGAGTTCCAACTGGCATAAATACTGGAGTTTTAATTTTCCCATGAGGCGTTGAAATCACGCCCGCTCTGGCATTTTTATCCTTTTTTTCCAATTCATATTTTATTGGTTTTTCCATTTATTTTCTCCTAGTTTTCAATATTTTCTAGAAAATTCAAAAAAAAACAGAGAGTAAAAAACCTCTGCTTCTAATTCTCTTATAATTAAAATTATAAATTATATTTTTTCTTAAATTTATCAACTCTTCCAGTTTCATCAACGAATTTAGATTTTCCAGTAAAGAATGGATGAGAAGTTGAACTTGTTGCAACTTTTATTACAGGATATTCTTTTCCTTCAAAAGTAGTTGTTTCTTTAGAAGTTTTAGTTGATTTTGTTAAGAATTTTTCTCCATTACTTGTATCTTCAAACACTACAAAGTTGTAAGCAGGATGTAAATCTTTTTTTGCCATTATTTATTTTTCTCCTTTCTATGTATAACTATGATTATTTATTTTTATCATTCACATTATAATAACATATTTCTCTATGTTTTTCAAGATTTGGAAATTGATTTTTTTATTAAAGTCATGATTTTTTTATATTCCAAATAAAAAACAGAGTGAAAATTTTAAGAACGGATTTTTAATTTTAATTTATTTTCAATTACAAAATATTATTTTACTTACCATCTAAATATTTTACTCTACCAATAACAAAATAAAATTTAATATTTTTGAAAAAAAGAGAAAATCGATAAAAGATTTTCTCTAAAAAAATATATTAATAGATATTTTATAATTTTGTAAAATTTATTTTGTTAAAAAACTATTTCAAATAAGCATTCAACATCCATAAATCTTTTTCGTATGTACTGATATATTCATCAACTAATGCAGATGTACCGTAATCATTTTCTTCATCAGCGACTACTTTTACTTCTTTTACTAATTTTAACATTGCTTCAAATTCTTTTATTACATCAGCAATTGCATCAGAAATAGAAATTTCTTTATTTTCAGCTTCTTTGATAGTAGAAACTGCTAAGTAGTCTTTTAATGTTCCTAAAGGACGACCACCGATTGCTAAAATTCTTTCAGCAACATCATCAATTTGTGTATTTAATCCATCATAATATTCTTCTAATTTTGCGTGAACAGAAAAGAATCCTGAACCAACTATATTCCAATGATAATTTTGAACTTTTCTGTATAACACATTTAAATTTGCTAAATAAAGATTTAATTTTTCAACTGTTTTTGACATTTTTATCACTCCTCAAAAATTTATATCATATATATTTTTGTACTTATTACAAATTTATTTTACCACTTTTCAAGAAATTTGTCAACCCTTTTTTTCCTAATTTTTAGATTTATTTTTAAAGTTGTAAAACTACCAAAAAAATGTTACAATTTTACATAATAAAAAATTTTTTTAGAAAGGAAATGATATGATTTTTAGCATTATAAAAGTCTTTATATTAAGTCTTGTTGAAGGACTTACTGAATTCGTACCTGTTAGCAGTACTGGGCATATGATAATTGTCGATCAGTTTTTGAAACTATCTAATAATAAAGTATTTGTTGACGCTTTTGAAATAATAATTCAGCTGGGAGCGATTCTATCAGTTGTTGTTTACTATTGGAAAAAAATATTTCCATTTGCGAAAGGTCACGCAAAACAAGAAAGTATGGATATTATTACAATGTGGATAAAAATTGTAATTGCTGTTATTCCTGCCACAATTTTGGGATTGAAATTTAACAAGGTTATTAAAGAAAAATTTTTTAATCCAGTAACTGTTTCAATAATGCTTGTTTTTTATGGAATTTTACTTATTTGGATTGAAACAAGAAAGAAAAAAGAAGAAAAAATAAAATCAATTAAAGAAATGACAATTCCAGTTGCACTTGGAGTTGGGCTTTTTCAATGCCTTGCGATGATTCCGGGAACTTCTCGTTCTGCTGCGACAATAATTGGTGGGGTTTTATTAGGACTAAATAGAGTTTTAGCTACAGAATTTTCATTCTTTTTAGCAATACCGACAATGTTTGGAGCAACTTTGTTAGAAATAGTTAAGATTGGACATGTTCTTACAATGGAAGAATGGTTTTTAATTGGACTTGGATTTGTATTATCGTTTATTTTTGCTTATGCCGTTATAAAGGTATTTATGGACTATATCAAAAAGCATGATTTTAAAGTATTTGGCTATTACCGAATTATTTTAGGAATTATTATTTTAGTTTTATTTTTCACAGGAGTGATAAAATAAAAAATGATTATTTCAAATATTAAAGTAAATAAAAATAAACTGGAAGAATTTGTGAGAGTTCTTTTACCCGAAGAATATGATATTTTAAAAAAAAATTCCAAAAAAAATATTTATTTTGAAATTTTTGAAAATCTAGAAAAAATTGATGTTATAGCTATTTTGACAGAAGAAAAGAATTATAAGAATGACAAAAATTCTGAAATAAAAATTGAAATTTGTGAAAATTTCAAAATTAAAAATATTAAAGAAAAAAATATATTAAAAAAGATTACTTTTTCTTATGAAAAAATTTGTGACAAATATTTTGACCAAGCGGAAGTTATGCTAAAAACTGCTCTTTTTAAAATTTTTGAAAAAGAAGAAAATTTTAAATGGGGCACATTAATCGGTGTCAGACCTACAAAAATTGTTGGAAGATTTTTAAAAATGGGACTTTCTTATGAAAAAATTTTAGAAATTTTGAGAGATATTTATTTAGTCAGCGATGAAAAAAGAAAGTTACTAATAAATATTGTAAAAAAACAGCAGAAATATTTCGACAAAGATACAATCGGAATTTATATTGGAATTGCCTTTTGTCCGACAAAATGCACTTACTGTTCATTTCCAGCGTATCTTCTAAAAGGAAAATATGCCGCTAGATACGACGAATATGTTAAAGATATTTACAGAGAAACTAAAGAGATTGGAAAACTTACACAAGAATTGAATTTAAAAATAAACACAATTTACATTGGTGGTGGCACTCCTTCAATTTTATCAGCCGATGAAATAAAAAAATTGCTTGATACAATAAAAGAAAACTACGATCTGAGCTATTTGAAAGAATTTACTTTTGAAGCTGGAAGAATTGACACCTTGAACCAAAAAAAACTTCAAGTTATAAAACAAGGTGGTGTGAATAAAATTAGCATTAATCCACAATCGTTTAATGAAAAGACGCTAAAACTCGTAAACAGATACCATGATAGAAAACAATTTGACAAAGTCTATAAATTAGCTAAAGAAATGGGACTTTCAATTAATATGGACTTGATTTTAGGACTTCCGAAAGAAACAACTCAAGATATTTTATATACCTTGAACGAAGTCGCAAAATACGACGTGGAAAATTTGACAATTCATAATTTAGCGATAAAAAATGCGAGTAAACTTAACAAAGAAAATTATGAACACCGCAACATTCTGGATTACGAAGCTATTTTTGAAAAAATTGATAAAATTACTAAAAATAAGGAACTTACGCCTTACTATATGTATCGTCAGAAAAATAGCTTCCAGTGGGGTGAAAATTTAGGATATTCCTTAAAAAATTATGAATCCATTTACAACATTGAAATGATTGAAGAAAATAAAACGATTATTGGAATTGGAGCTGGAGCGATTACAAAATTAATTTGGACAAATACAAATACTAAAAGAGATAACATAAAAAGGCTTGTCAATCCAAAAGATCCTCTTGTATGGATGAATGAGCTAAAAACACGGCTTAAAATAAAAAAGAAAAAATAAGAGAAATTTTTTTAATTGATTATAAATAAGAGAAATAATAAATTTTTTATGTGAATCATAGAAATGGGTGTGTAAAAATTTTTGTGTAAACCTCTAAATAATATATGGTAAAATAACTGTATAATATTTGGAGGTTTTTGTTATGACTAAAAAGAAAATTGACAACGAAATTTTTAAAACACTGATTGAGGATTACAATATTAAAGATACTAATGATATTAAGGATATGCTTAAGGATTTGCTTTCGGGTACTATCCAAACCATGCTTGAAGCTGAAATTGAGCATGAACTGGGGTATGCTAAACATTCTATGAAAGATAAGACTACTTCTAATGCTAGAAATGGACATTCCAAGAAAACTGTTAGAAGTGAGTATGGCAATCTTGATTTAGATATTCCTAGAGATAGAAATGCTGAGTTTGAGCCTCAAATCATCCCTAAATATCAAAGAGAAATTACTGGCATTGAAGGACAGATTCTTTCTCTTTATGCTAAAGGAATGAGCAATAGAGATATCGAGGACCATCTCAATAATCTTTATGGAATTGATGTTTCGCCATCTATGATCAGTAAAATTACAGATAAAATTATACCTGAAATTAGGGAATGGCAGTCTAGACAGCTTGAGGATGTATACCCAATAGTTTTTATGGATGCTATCCATTACAGCGTAAGAAAAGATGGAGTTGTTGTTAAAAAGGCGGTATATTTAGCTATAGGAATAGATAAGGAAGGGCGAAAGGAGGTCTTAGGATTTTGGATAGGAGAAAATGAATCAAGCAAGTACTGGCTAAATGTTTTAAATGAATTAAAAAACAGAGGAGTTCAGGATATACTAATTATGTCTGTTGATAATTTAAAAGGGTTCAGCGAAGCAATATCTTCGGTGTTCCCTAAGACAGAAATTCAAAAATGTGTGGTTCATCAAATTAGAAACAGCATAAGATACATATCTTACAAAGATGTAAGGGAATTTACATCAGACTTAAAAGAAATGTACAATGCACCAACACTGGAACAGGCAGAGTTTAAACTGGATGAACTAGAAGAAAAATGGGGTAAAAAGTATATGGCAGTAATTAATTCCTGGAGAAGTAACTGGAATGAGTTGACAACATACTTTAAATATGATACAAAGATAAGAAAGCTGATATATACGACAAACCCGATAGAAAGCTTAAACAGACAATTAAGAAAGTATACGAAGACAAAATCACTTTATCCGACAGATGAAGCATTGATGAAGTCAGTATATTTAAGTTTAAAGGAAGCAACAAGGAAATGGACTGGAAGAATACCGGGCTGGGGAGAAATATATTCTCAGTTAAGTATTTATTTTGAAGGAAGGATTTAAAAACAGGATGATAAAAATACCATCCTGTACCATATATTATATTTTGAGTTTACACAAAATTCTGGACACTCTCTTTTTGGAAAGATAAATAAAAAAAGGGAGTGTCCATTTATAATTTTAGGAATTTATATAAAAAATTTGTGCTCCCGAAGAATTTAAAAACAGGATGATAAAAATACCATCCTGTACCATAATTATATTTTGAGTTTACATAAAATTTTGGACTATCCCTTTTTTTATACTAAACCCCATTTGAATAACGAATATATTATAAATCTTTTTAGCAGATTAAACCTAATATTTATTTTCAAATAATTAAAACAAATATTCACTTTTTAAATGGGAAATAGTATTACTTATATTTTTTCAAACTTATTTTCATCTTCATAATATCTGCTTGCACTTTTTCTTTTATCATTTTCAACATCAAGAAGATAATAAATTCTTTTATCTTTATCATGCCAATAAATTTTTCTAACAGTTGCTTTTTTATCAGGATATTTAATTAATTTAACTTTATCACCTATATCAAATTTTGGTTTACTTGTCAGTTCATATCCTTCTCTTTTTATTCTCATTTTTTCATTGGTTGTTAATAATTCTACTAGTATGTATTCTTCATTCTCATCATCTCTTACACACTTTAATATTGTAGAAGTTGGATCTCCGTATGCTTTTTTTGTACTCTCAAAATCATAATATTTTAATCTTGATTCCATATAAGAACCCTTTAAAACACCATAAGTTCCTAAATAATTTTGTTTCATTTATTTCACTCCTTTTCATAGGGAACAAATCCCTCAAATTTTCTATCATAATATTTATCTGGGACTTTATTTAAAAATAATTTTTCAACTTTACCTAATGAACTTGAATCAGGTCTAAAATGTCCACTGGCATTATCCACTTTGATTATTTTCTCACCTTGAATAGTTACAATTCCAGCACCTTGTACTTTAGGTTCAAAACCTCCT
Proteins encoded in this window:
- a CDS encoding coproporphyrinogen III oxidase; this translates as MIISNIKVNKNKLEEFVRVLLPEEYDILKKNSKKNIYFEIFENLEKIDVIAILTEEKNYKNDKNSEIKIEICENFKIKNIKEKNILKKITFSYEKICDKYFDQAEVMLKTALFKIFEKEENFKWGTLIGVRPTKIVGRFLKMGLSYEKILEILRDIYLVSDEKRKLLINIVKKQQKYFDKDTIGIYIGIAFCPTKCTYCSFPAYLLKGKYAARYDEYVKDIYRETKEIGKLTQELNLKINTIYIGGGTPSILSADEIKKLLDTIKENYDLSYLKEFTFEAGRIDTLNQKKLQVIKQGGVNKISINPQSFNEKTLKLVNRYHDRKQFDKVYKLAKEMGLSINMDLILGLPKETTQDILYTLNEVAKYDVENLTIHNLAIKNASKLNKENYEHRNILDYEAIFEKIDKITKNKELTPYYMYRQKNSFQWGENLGYSLKNYESIYNIEMIEENKTIIGIGAGAITKLIWTNTNTKRDNIKRLVNPKDPLVWMNELKTRLKIKKKK
- a CDS encoding IS256 family transposase codes for the protein MTKKKIDNEIFKTLIEDYNIKDTNDIKDMLKDLLSGTIQTMLEAEIEHELGYAKHSMKDKTTSNARNGHSKKTVRSEYGNLDLDIPRDRNAEFEPQIIPKYQREITGIEGQILSLYAKGMSNRDIEDHLNNLYGIDVSPSMISKITDKIIPEIREWQSRQLEDVYPIVFMDAIHYSVRKDGVVVKKAVYLAIGIDKEGRKEVLGFWIGENESSKYWLNVLNELKNRGVQDILIMSVDNLKGFSEAISSVFPKTEIQKCVVHQIRNSIRYISYKDVREFTSDLKEMYNAPTLEQAEFKLDELEEKWGKKYMAVINSWRSNWNELTTYFKYDTKIRKLIYTTNPIESLNRQLRKYTKTKSLYPTDEALMKSVYLSLKEATRKWTGRIPGWGEIYSQLSIYFEGRI